In Tribolium castaneum strain GA2 chromosome 4, icTriCast1.1, whole genome shotgun sequence, one DNA window encodes the following:
- the Crag gene encoding DENN domain-containing protein Crag isoform X7 — MDEKRVADYFVVAGLPDDPEPLDETTLSEGGNLKASHGQAPITDISVIFPGLGEKPPPGWCVVMKTPSGLVADLNHGSLRTNECHLCYKRGRDKPPLVDIGVMYDGKEWLMPDAEVVKESVGKHIANVNNSTSQTFITYRRGHPTMPCNALVVTDVCVVIASKGESPPHAFCCINKNLNKGIVGSDVFLCYKKSMNRAKLLTYKPSVLSRYPMSDLPNFPFPNSVPLFCLPMGATLELWPKEATRPKPVFSTFVLTVSDAKYKVYGSAVTFYEKFPLQDLSDEQRELLGYTENSDFVLNMNKSICLLSHWPFSDAFETWLLFLHNMVAGGDPQAIPVERYIVQLLDEVPFPSPRTLLELSDQNDKQTNKVIMTQPEDLPLPRSAAGFRHLLLNLGPENCLQVLLLALTEQKILIHSLRPDTLTAVAEAVSSFLFPFKWQCPYIPLCPLGLVEVLHAPLPFLIGVDSRFFDLYDPPPDVSCIDLDTNIITVAESQRQLLNIKLLPKKPAKSLKSALDYLYYQIRNNSSNVEGSSGDNIESEFRKKEKEQAQELEIQEAFLRFMALTLKGYRSYLLPITRAPTVGTTDPQALFQLTDFLKSRDKTHHRFFTLMMRTQMFIRFIEERSFVADGDQGLAFFDECSEKLSYEEGDIRLIEPDALHKSDRTIFVLPPEPNSDNPHVYTNFTLDPGLLSGKKRNHLPSLYQAVIPGSPMARRTKHEIKSAQKLARKCQSSPDLWARLLCGTCHTLYFMVLPSMLSLNAGKEKAILQQAYELLVRATQQRLACDEVCYRLMMQLCGEHSRPLLAVKLLVIMKKFGIQPNALTYGLYNRCVLEAEWPAYSGSSQLLWNKLRNVVMGAAHFRWAAKQKARKLSASTEGGSSLLEPGDRTASRSSLDSHEAVQTENSLLNKFRKAAANIVKGSLNGSAQSVKDVVEEEVVESQPEEPETKLNNHFTPPGSPSECRILSRSESAGDANIIDKLQQNKKNCSRTLDFNGEEESGKQSPGKVSPRTLVTQNDPLGAFDQAPPPKTSITPPPEPVQSNQNLLLTDDPVLFKSTVHRSATFEGSPPAQSKIHRSETVPAATVASSLASLGSSFKLGFSRYSPSRLSLRKADLKVPQQLFENAINNLSPSSLTGKKPNELIQGGISSIKSAANTMVKKLDEIKEAMSTSAHNTPVKTAQTDRLAAGDADIAECESNDGSDGGERHRRVSAELGSYRGSYTNLKDSDEPLPESLFPPPSEEKQDCELEITMNSCSQCHNCLSLLYDEDIMANWFAEDSNLNTNCQSCGKPTVPLLTTMITGKNIPPCDAFSVPYLNPLVLRKELENILTQEGDLSLADAKFVDEHPIIYWNLVWAFERINVQTHLPNLYLKTRTEETSEKKDKSENSSEEVGVMQPVEEGTDPLTQELAALVW, encoded by the exons ATGGACGAGAAGCGAGTTGCCGATTATTTTGTGGTGGCGGGACTGCCTGACGACCCTGAGCCCTTGGACGAGACAACTCTGTCCGAAGGGGGCAACCTCAAGGCGAGCCATGGCCAGGCCCCCATTACCGACATTAGCGTCATTTTCCCCGGTTTGGGCGAAAAGCCACCCCCGGGGTGGTGCGTCGTTATGAAGACACCATCAGGGCTTGTGGCTGATCTCAATCATGGTAGTTTAAGGACGAATGAGTGCCACTTGTGTTACAAGAGGGGTCGCGACAAGCCCCCTTTAGTCGACATTG GTGTGATGTATGACGGCAAAGAATGGCTCATGCCGGACGCTGAGGTCGTCAAAGAAAGCGTTGGCAAACACATAGCCAACGTGAACAATTCGACGTCCCAAACGTTCATCACGTACAGAAGGGGACACCCGACCATGCCTTGCAATGCTCTTGTGGTGACTGATGTTTGTGTTGTGATTGCTAGTAAAGGTGAATCTCCACCGCACGCGTTTTGTTGCATcaacaaaaacttaaataaggGAATCGTGGGCAGCGACGTGTTcctttgttacaaaaaatcgaTGAACAGAGCCAAGCTGTTGACTTACAAACCTTCCGTCTTGTCCAG GTACCCCATGTCCGACCTCCCAAACTTTCCGTTTCCAAATTCCgtgcctttattttgtctcCCAATGGGTGCAACGTTGGAACTGTGGCCAAAAGAAGCGACCCGACCAAAGCCAGTATTTAGCACTTTCGTTCTAACAGTATCTGATGCAAAATACAAAGTTTACGGCTCTGCTGTGACATTTTACGAGAAATTTCCACTTCAAGACCTCAGCGACGAGCAGAGGGAACTTTTAGGCTACACCGAAAATTccgattttgttttaaatatgaaCAAAAGTATCTGTCTTTTGTCGCACTGGCCGTTTAGCGATGCTTTTGAGACGTGGCTTTTGTTTTTACAC AACATGGTGGCTGGTGGGGACCCCCAAGCGATCCCTGTGGAGCGCTACATCGTCCAGTTGTTGGACGAAGTCCCGTTTCCATCACCGCGAACTCTACTCGAACTTTCAGATCAAAATGACAAGCAGACAAATAAAGTGATAATGACGCAACCGGAAGATTTGCCTTTGCCACGAAGTGCGGCCGGTTTCAGACACCTCTTGCTTAATCTAGGTCCGGAGAATTGCCTCCAAGTCCTACTTTTAGCACTgactgaacaaaaaattctcataCACTCCCTCCGACCCGACACACTAACGGCAGTAGCTGAGGCCGTCTCGTCCTTTCTTTTCCCCTTCAAGTGGCAGTGCCCTTACATCCCGCTCTGTCCGCTAG GGTTGGTTGAGGTGCTTCACGCCCCTTTGCCGTTTCTGATCGGGGTCGATTCGCGTTTTTTCGACTTGTATGACCCACCACCGGACGTGAGCTGTATCGATTTAGACACGAATATTATAACAGTAGCGGAGTCGCAAAGACAACTtttgaatattaaattattgccGAAGAAGCCGGCGAAAAGTTTGAAATCGGCCCTTGATTATCTCTACTACCAGATCAGGAATAACAGTTCAAATGTCGAGGGAAGTTCCGGTGATAACATCGAGAGCGAGTTTCGCAAAAAAGAGAAAGAACAAGCGCAAGAACTCGAGATTCAGGAGGCGTTTTTACGGTTCATGGCCTTGACGTTGAAGGGCTACCGCTCGTACCTTTTACCCATAACTCGGGCTCCGACTGTTGGCACCACAGACCCACAAGCTCTCTTCCAACTCACCGATTTTCTCAAAAGTCGCGACAAAACCCACCACCGATTTTTCACACTAATGATGCGAACGCAAATGTTTATTCGTTTCATCGAAGAGAGGAGTTTCGTGGCTGATGGCGATCAAGGACTCGCTTTTTTCGACGAATGCAGCGAGAAGTTGAGTTACGAAGAAGGCGACATTCGGTTAATCGAACCGGACGCGTTGCATAAAAGCGACCGGACGATTTTTGTGCTACCGCCCGAACCAAATTCCGATAACCCACACGTTTATACGAATTTTACGCTAGATCCCGGACTTTTATCCGGGAAAAAACGCAATCATTTACCGTCGCTTTACCAAGCGGTGATTCCCGGGTCGCCAATGGCTAGGAGAACCAAGCACGAGATCAAGTCGGCACAAAAACTTGCAAG GAAGTGCCAAAGTTCGCCGGATTTGTGGGCGAGACTGTTATGTGGCACTTGCCATACTTTGTATTTTATGGTTTTGCCAAGTATGTTGTCGCTGAATGCCGGCAAAGAGAAAGCCATACTTCAGCAAGCCTACGAATTGCTCGTCCGAGCTACTCAACAAAGACTAGCATGCGACGAGGTTTGTTATAGGCTGATGATGCAGCTGTGTGGCGAACACTCCAGACCGCTATTGGCTGTGAAGCTGCTAGTGATTATGAAGAAGTTTGGGATACAGCCAAACGCTCTGACTTATGG TTTGTATAACCGGTGCGTGTTGGAGGCCGAGTGGCCGGCGTACTCCGGTTCTAGTCAACTTCTTTGGAACAAGCTCCGCAATGTCGTAATGGGCGCGGCCCATTTTCGCTGGGCGGCGAAACAGAAAGCTCGTAAATTGTCGGCTTCAACCGAAGGCGGGTCTAGTTTACTTGAGCCCGGCGATCGGACGGCCTCTCGCTCCTCCCTCGACTCACACGAAGCCGTCCAGACCGAAAACAGCCTCCTGAACAAATTCCGAAAAGCCGCCGCCAACATAGTTAAAGGCAGTCTGAACGGTTCGGCACAGTCCGTCAAGGACGTGGTCGAAGAGGAAGTCGTTGAAAGCCAACCAGAAGAACCCGAAACCAAACTAAACAACCACTTCACACCACCCGGAAGTCCGTCAGAATGCCGGATTTTATCCCGATCCGAAAGCGCCGGCGATGCCAACATTATCgataaattacaacaaaacaaaaagaacTGTTCCAGAACCTTGGACTTTAACGGCGAGGAGGAATCCGGGAAACAGTCGCCCGGAAA GGTCTCTCCACGCACTCTTGTCACTCAAAACGATCCTTTGGGAGCGTTCGATCAAGCCCCACCTCCCAAAACTAGCATAACTCCGCCCCCCGAGCCGGTCCAGTCCAATCAAAATCTCCTACTTACCGACGATCCTGTTTTGTTCAAGTCAACGGTACACCGATCGGCCACGTTCGAAGGCAGCCCGCCAGCCCAAAGTAAGATACACAGATCTGAAACTGTACCAGCGGCGACAGTAGCTTCCAGCTTGGCGAGTCTCGGGTCCAGCTTTAAGCTGGGATTCAG ccGCTATTCACCATCACGCCTCTCGCTGCGCAAAGCCGATCTCAAGGTGCCCCAGCAACTGTTCGAAAACGCAATAAATAATCTCAG CCCCAGCAGTTTGACAGGTAAGAAACCGAACGAACTAATCCAAGGTGGTATTAGTTCCATAAAATCGGCCGCCAACACGATGGTGAAAAAACTGGACGAAATCAAAGAGGCCATGTCGACGTCGGCGCATAACACGCCGGTTAAAACCGCACAAACCGATCGGTTAGCGGCTGGCGATGCTGACATTGCCGAGTGCGAGTCAAACGATGGGAGTGACGGAGGGGAGAGGCACAGGAGGGTTTCGGCAGAGTTGGGGAGTTACAGGGGGAGTTACACGAACTTGAAAGACTCAGACGAGCCGTTACCCGAAAGTTTATTTCCTCCTCCCTCTGAAGAGAAGCAAG ATTGCGAATTGGAAATCACAATGAATTCGTGTTCGCAATGCCACAACTGTTTGTCTCTTCTATACGATGAAGACATCATGGCCAATTGGTTTGCCGAGGATTCAAATTTAAACACGAATTGTCAATCGTGCGGCAAACCCACCGTTCCATTGTTAACAACAATGATAACAGGGAAGAATATCCCACCTTGTGACGCGTTCAGTGTCCCTTATTTGAACCCGCTTGTGTTGCGAAAAGAATTGGAGAATATTCTGACACAAGAGGGTGACCTCAGCTTAGCCGATGCTAAGTTCGTAGACGAGCATCCAATCATTTATTGGAATCTGGTGTGGGCTTTTGAACGTATCAACGTCCAAACACATTTACCCAACCTTTATTTGAAGACACGAACGGAGGAAACTAGTGAGAAGAAAGACAAAAGTGAGAATAGTAGTGAAGAAGTTGGAGTTATGCAACCGGTGGAGGAAGGGACCGACCCTCTGACTCAAGAACTGGCGGCTTTGG TGTGGTAA